DNA from Desulfarculus baarsii DSM 2075:
CAGCCCAGCAGCAGGGCGGCCACGGCGATGATCAGCACCGTCAGCCGGGTGGTCATGGCCTGGTCGAGCATGGCCTCGTCGGAGAGGATGTGGACCTTGGCCTCGGCCCTGATGTCGTTGAGCAAGGCTTGCACCTTGGTCAGGTTGGGCTGGGTCTGCCGGGCGTAGATGGCCAGGGCCTCGTTGGCCGCGTTTTGCAGCGATTGCTCGGCCTCGATGGCCTGATCCAAAAAGCGCCGCACCTCGACCAGGGCCGGCAGGGTCTGGCTTTGATAGACCCGCGAGGCCTGGTCCATCAGCCCGCGGCGCGTCAGATCCTGGATCTGGGCGGCCGAGGCGTGCAGGCGTTGGTGCGGGTCGGCCACGGCGGCCATGGCCTGGTCAAACTCCGGGAAGCGCTGGCGCATCGCCTGCACCTCGGTCGAGCGCAAAAACTGGCCCAGCGCGCATTTTTGCGGGTCCAACTCCACGCCCAGCGCGAAGCCGGGGCCGCCGCCCTGGCCAGCCGCGCCCAGGCACAGGGCGTTGAGCTTGCGGCAGACGGTGTTGGCCCACTCCAGATGCCGCACGAGGATGCCCGAAAGCCGGGCCAACAGACCGGGGTGGGGTTGGCGGAAGACTTCCTTGACGCGCGCCGCCGACTGATGCAACAGCGCGTGGGGCTCCTCGATGGCCGCCAGCAACGGGGCCAGGCTGGGCACCAGGCGCTCGGCCTTTTGCCGGCCATCGCCATAGTACCACTGGCCAAAGGCGCATTTTTTGGGGTCGAGCTGCACGGTCAACTCGCCGACCTCGGGGTCGCTCAAAAACGAGCCGACCTTGGCGGCCCAATCCAGATGGTCTATCTCCTTCTGGGCCAGGCTGCCGTCGAGTTGGTTGCCGGCGATGACCTCGCGGGCGTTGTCGACGATGCCGTTGATGCCGGCCGCGGCCAGCAGGCTGGCCGCGGCCAACAGCAACAGCACCAGGCCGAATCCACCGCCGATCTTGGCCCCGACTTTCATATTTTTAAGGCTGATCATGGTATCCGCTCCGGGCAGGCGACGCCCATATGACGTTGGAGCGCGCCATCCAGGCGGCGCGACAGACAAAAACAAGTCTCGTTTTCCGATTGTGCCAAAGCGCCGAGGCCTTGGCAACAGCTTAGGCCACAAGCACACTATGTTTTATGGGCCGGACGCGCTTCAGGCGTAGTCGACCAGTTGGGCCCGGCAGAGGGCCAGATCGTCCGGCGTGGGCGCGAAGGGAAAGTTGCGCAGGGGCTGGCTGGGCCGTTCGTTGGCGAAAGGCCGGTTGCAGGCCACGGCCACGCTCTGGCCGGGGCAGCCCGAGGTCATGAAGCACTGACCGCCCTCCAGGGCCGC
Protein-coding regions in this window:
- a CDS encoding methyl-accepting chemotaxis protein, whose translation is MISLKNMKVGAKIGGGFGLVLLLLAAASLLAAAGINGIVDNAREVIAGNQLDGSLAQKEIDHLDWAAKVGSFLSDPEVGELTVQLDPKKCAFGQWYYGDGRQKAERLVPSLAPLLAAIEEPHALLHQSAARVKEVFRQPHPGLLARLSGILVRHLEWANTVCRKLNALCLGAAGQGGGPGFALGVELDPQKCALGQFLRSTEVQAMRQRFPEFDQAMAAVADPHQRLHASAAQIQDLTRRGLMDQASRVYQSQTLPALVEVRRFLDQAIEAEQSLQNAANEALAIYARQTQPNLTKVQALLNDIRAEAKVHILSDEAMLDQAMTTRLTVLIIAVAALLLGCGLAVLLTRAITTPLGAALAAINRAAAGDFTLRLSQAETERGDELGLMLRSLQTMSDRLADTVRQVIQATHTVASAANQISQGNQDLSERTQQQAAGIEETASSLEEMTSSVKQNAGNSAAAAKLAATTAQMAQEGGRVLERTVEAMADVSQSSRKIADIINVVNDIAFQTNLLALNAAVEAARAGEAGRGFAVVAGEVRNLAGRSAAAAKEIQTLISDSVGKVRHGNELVADSGKILGEIIENVERVANTIGEISAASQEQAQGIDEVNKAVTIMDQAVQQNAALVEEAAAASENQAAAAEELRQQMAQFKVD